A stretch of Carnobacterium iners DNA encodes these proteins:
- a CDS encoding NusG domain II-containing protein, whose protein sequence is MTKFKQYKKLVKPLDVAIIILLLIGSFIPYIVFNRQNFLIDQNSTIIAIVSINGKEVKQVELSDQTKNEKFTFYPADGQYNIIEVDGKKIRNKEDNSPDQIAVKTGWISRPGETSICLPHKLIIEIKAINSNKDSEDDLIIPL, encoded by the coding sequence ATGACTAAATTTAAACAGTATAAGAAATTAGTTAAACCACTTGATGTGGCTATTATTATTTTATTACTAATTGGTTCATTTATTCCATATATTGTATTTAATCGACAGAATTTCTTGATAGACCAAAATAGCACAATCATTGCAATTGTTTCAATCAATGGCAAAGAAGTTAAACAAGTAGAGCTATCGGATCAAACAAAAAACGAGAAGTTTACTTTCTATCCAGCAGATGGACAATACAATATTATTGAAGTAGATGGAAAAAAAATCCGAAACAAAGAAGACAATAGTCCTGACCAAATTGCTGTGAAAACGGGTTGGATAAGTAGACCTGGTGAGACGAGTATCTGTTTGCCTCACAAATTAATTATTGAAATAAAAGCAATCAATTCAAATAAAGATTCTGAAGATGATCTCATTATACCTCTTTAG
- a CDS encoding ribose-phosphate diphosphokinase codes for MSGHYFDPKLKIFALNSNKPLAEKIANDVGVELGKLSVDQFSDGEIRINIEESIRGDHVYIIQSTSSPVNDNIMEMLIMIDALKRASAKTVNLVIPYYGYARQDRKARSREPITAKLVANMITAAGADRILTLDLHASQIQGFFDMPVDHLLGASLLANHFLDCGLEGEGVVVVSPDHGGVTRARKLAEFLKSPIAIIDKRRPKANVAEVMNIIGSVEGKTCILIDDMIDTAGTITLAAKALEEAGATEVYACCTHPVLSGPAIERIQNSGIKQLIVTDSIYLPEDKKIDKIIGISVSALMADAIKRIHENKSVSPLFERKFKESRK; via the coding sequence ATGTCAGGACACTATTTTGATCCAAAGTTAAAGATTTTTGCGTTAAACTCTAACAAGCCATTAGCAGAGAAAATTGCTAATGATGTAGGAGTAGAATTAGGGAAACTCTCAGTGGATCAGTTCAGCGATGGAGAAATTCGAATCAATATTGAAGAAAGTATTCGTGGAGATCATGTTTATATTATCCAATCAACTTCTAGTCCAGTAAATGATAATATAATGGAAATGTTGATTATGATTGATGCATTAAAGCGAGCTAGTGCAAAAACAGTAAACTTAGTTATTCCTTATTATGGATATGCTAGACAAGACCGTAAAGCACGCTCAAGAGAGCCTATTACTGCAAAATTAGTTGCTAATATGATTACAGCTGCAGGAGCAGACCGTATTCTGACATTAGATTTACATGCTTCACAAATTCAAGGATTCTTTGATATGCCAGTGGATCATTTATTAGGAGCTTCTCTTTTAGCAAATCATTTTTTAGACTGTGGTCTTGAAGGTGAAGGTGTTGTAGTTGTTTCACCTGATCATGGCGGAGTTACCCGTGCCCGTAAATTAGCTGAATTCTTAAAGTCGCCAATTGCAATCATTGATAAACGTCGTCCAAAAGCTAATGTAGCAGAAGTAATGAATATTATCGGGTCTGTTGAAGGTAAAACGTGTATTTTAATCGATGACATGATTGATACAGCAGGAACCATTACTTTAGCTGCAAAAGCTTTAGAAGAAGCGGGTGCTACTGAAGTTTATGCTTGTTGCACACATCCAGTTTTATCCGGCCCTGCAATTGAACGTATTCAAAATTCTGGAATCAAACAATTGATTGTAACGGATTCTATCTATCTTCCTGAAGATAAAAAAATTGATAAAATTATCGGAATAAGCGTTAGTGCATTAATGGCAGATGCGATCAAACGGATTCATGAAAATAAGTCTGTTAGTCCACTTTTTGAAAGAAAATTTAAGGAAAGTCGTAAATAA
- the glmU gene encoding bifunctional UDP-N-acetylglucosamine diphosphorylase/glucosamine-1-phosphate N-acetyltransferase GlmU → MMQRYAVVLAAGQGSRMKSKLYKVLHLVAGKPMVGHVIDQVEATGVNEIVTIVGFGAEKVKEYLGNRTSYAVQEEQLGTGHAVIQAETHLKDREGITLVICGDTPLLTAETLNNLFDYHQEKGAKATILTAHAQNPTGYGRIIRNDKNSVEKIVEQKDANEAEQLVQEVNTGTYCFDNRLLFETLSQVGNQNSQGEYYLPDVIEILKKQNEIVDAYKMVSEHDGLGVNDRVALSEASQLMRERINKMHMKNGVTMIDPATTYIDSGVVIGSDTVIEPNVLLKGNTTIGEDCFIGAHSELSNSTIADGVRVANSTIKDSIMGKNSNIGPYSHLRPNSKIGEAVHIGNFVEIKNASIGATTKVGHLTYIGDADLGENINIGCGTIFVNYDGKNKFRTTIGNNVFVGCNANLVAPLTIEENVYIAAGSTITKDVPTEALAIARARQENKLGYYNNLPH, encoded by the coding sequence ATGATGCAAAGATACGCAGTCGTATTAGCGGCAGGACAAGGCTCACGTATGAAGTCGAAATTATATAAGGTCTTACATCTCGTTGCAGGCAAACCAATGGTGGGTCATGTCATTGACCAAGTAGAAGCGACAGGTGTAAATGAAATTGTAACAATCGTTGGATTTGGTGCTGAGAAGGTTAAAGAATACTTAGGTAATCGAACAAGTTACGCTGTACAAGAAGAACAACTAGGTACAGGTCATGCAGTCATACAAGCTGAAACCCATTTGAAAGATAGAGAAGGAATTACCTTGGTTATCTGCGGAGATACACCATTATTAACAGCAGAAACATTAAACAATCTATTTGATTACCATCAGGAAAAAGGAGCAAAAGCGACAATTTTGACTGCGCATGCTCAAAATCCAACAGGCTATGGTCGTATTATTCGCAATGATAAAAATTCTGTAGAGAAAATCGTTGAACAAAAAGATGCGAATGAAGCCGAGCAACTTGTTCAGGAAGTGAACACTGGAACTTACTGCTTTGATAATCGCTTACTATTTGAAACTCTCTCACAAGTAGGGAATCAAAATTCCCAAGGTGAGTACTACTTACCAGATGTTATCGAAATACTTAAGAAGCAAAATGAAATTGTTGACGCTTATAAGATGGTAAGCGAACATGATGGACTAGGAGTCAATGATCGCGTTGCATTATCTGAGGCTTCACAATTAATGCGTGAACGAATCAATAAAATGCATATGAAAAACGGCGTAACAATGATTGACCCAGCAACAACTTACATTGATAGCGGTGTTGTTATTGGATCAGATACAGTGATTGAGCCTAATGTTTTATTGAAGGGCAACACTACGATAGGAGAAGATTGCTTTATTGGAGCACATTCTGAACTGTCAAATAGTACTATCGCTGATGGTGTACGTGTTGCTAACTCAACCATTAAGGATTCCATAATGGGGAAAAATAGCAATATTGGACCTTATAGTCATCTTCGCCCAAATAGTAAAATTGGTGAAGCCGTGCATATTGGGAATTTTGTTGAAATCAAGAATGCTAGTATTGGAGCGACAACAAAGGTTGGTCATCTGACTTATATTGGCGATGCCGACTTAGGCGAGAACATTAATATTGGCTGTGGCACAATTTTTGTAAACTATGATGGCAAAAATAAATTCCGCACAACAATAGGAAATAATGTTTTTGTGGGTTGTAATGCAAACTTAGTTGCACCATTAACGATTGAAGAGAATGTTTATATTGCTGCAGGGTCGACTATTACGAAAGATGTTCCGACAGAAGCTTTGGCAATCGCTAGAGCACGCCAAGAAAATAAACTAGGCTATTATAACAATTTGCCACATTAA